Within Massilia endophytica, the genomic segment CGCTGATACGGACGGTCTCGCCGGTGGCGTCCAGTGAGCTGCTGCGCAGGAGGCCGCGCCAGCTGCGCAGGCCATACCACAGCAGAAAGGCAGCACCGCCCCAGCGCGCCGCCGTCAACGCGATCGGGGAATCCTGGATCAGGCTGCCGCCGCCTGCCACGCCAATTCCAATGAGCACGGCATCGATGGCGATGCAGGCCGCCACCGTCAGCAGCACGTGCTGGCGCTGGATACCCATTCGCAGCACGTGGGCGTTTTGCGCGCCGATAGCCATGATGAGGCTGGCGCCCAGTCCTAAACCATTCAGGTATGTGTTCATTGTTTTCTCCTTCGCCCAGCATCATGCGTGGTTCCATGGAGCTGTGAAGCAAATTTAATATAATTCCGCTTACATTAATTTTGCTTAAGGAATGGGGATGAGCTTGGACGCCAGGCAATGCGAAGCCTTTTTGGCCGCGGTGGACATGGGCAGCTTCGATCAGGCGGCCGCGCATCTGAATCTCACTCCGTCTGCCGTCTCCCAGCGGATCGCTGCGCTCGAAACGGCCCTCGGCAGCCCCTTGCTGGTGCGCAGCCGGCCCTGCCGTCCAACCGGCCCGGGGCGGCGGCTGCTGCAGTATCTTCGCCGCGCCCGCCTGCTGGAACAGGACTTCATCGCGGAATTCGGCGAGGCCGACCAGTTGAGCCAAGTTGCCATCGCCGTGAATAACGACACCCTGGAAACCTGGCTGCTCCCCGCCATTGGTGGATTTCTGGCAGAGGAGAATCTCGGCGTCGAAATCATTCTCGACGACCAGAATTACACCTACGAGCTGCTGGAAAATGGCTCCGCCGTCGCCGGAGTATCCACGCAGTCCAAAGCCATGCGCGGATGCGCCATTGAATTCCTGGGAAGCATGCGATACCGGATGCTGGCATCGCCCGAATTCGCCAAAAAATGGTTTGCCAGCGGTTTTACGCGCGAAGCCGCGCGCAAAGCGCCAGTCGCAATATTCAATCGCAAAGATCTTTTGCAGACGGACTTTATCCGCGAACGGCTCGGATTACTGCCCGGAAGTTATCCGGTGCATTATGTTCCCGCCAGCGGTCCATTCATGAGCGCCATTGAAAAAGGCATCGCTTACGGCATGCTCCCTGAGCAGCAATATGGGCGGCATTTGGAAACTGGAATATTGGTGGACCTGGCTCCGGGCCATTATTTCGATGTCCCGCTTTATTGGCATGCATGGCGGGTGCAGCCGCCCAAGCTTGAGCGGCTGGGGGAGCGTATTGTCAATGCGGCACGGGCTGCACTGACCCAGCCGGGCGAATGACGCGCGCCGGATTCTGGCTGGTTCGTGCCAACTGTTGGCGCGTAGCCCAAAGAAACCGCTGAGTAAAAGGCAAGCTTGCGTATTAGCTGGATATATTTGGTCAGAAATTGTCGTGTCCACACCTCAATTGCTTCGCCCGGCACGAAGCAACTGATAAGCTAGAGCTTAACCAGTTGCATCAGATATTGCCGTGTTTTCGACATTGACATTTTCGACAGATAAGCGCTTCCCGCCCCGGCTGGAGGAGGCCTACCAGGCCGACCTCGCTGGCGAGAAACGCCGCGTCGCCCGCCATACGAGTATTCTGTGCTCGGTGTTATATCTGGCTTTCGGCATTCTCGATATCTGGGCCGTGCCGTCCGCCTTATTCGAAGTGTGGGCGATCCGGGTTTTGATTGTCGTCCTCACGGCGGTGATTTACTTCCTCACGCGCCGCAGCCCGGAATTTTTCGTCCGCAATTACACAGCCATCACCGTTACCGAATACCTGATCTGGGGCAGCGGCATCGAGGTCATTATTCTCCTGTCGCACCCGGCAGATATTGGCTGGAGCGCCTATTACGCGGGCCTGATCCTCGTTTCGATGGCGCTGTATTCCTGGACTTACCTGCGGCATCTTTACGCCTGCGCCGTGGGACTGGTGCTGGCGCTTGGCTATATCTGGCTCGCCGTCGGAAAGCAGAAAATGACGCTGCAGGATGAGGTGGCGGTGCTGGTCACCAACTGCTTTTTCCTGATCTCGGCCAATATCATCGGCCTGTTTTCCCTGCATATCCGCGAGCGCTTTTCCCGCAAGGCTTATCTGCTGAAAAATGCCTTGCGCATGGACCTGGAAACGGAGGAGGAGGCCCGCCGCCAGAGCGACTACATCTCCGAGCACGATGCCCTCACGGGCCTCCCGAACCGCGTGCGCTTCATGCGCAAGCTGGGCGAGATGCTGGCGCGGCCGGTCGCGGTGCTCTTCATCGACCTGGATGGCTTCAAGCCCGTCAACGACACCTACGGCCACGCAGCGGGCGACGCCGTGCTCAAGGCGGTCGGGCAGCGCATGCGCGAGTGCATCCGCACCAGCGACCTGGCCGCCAGGCTGGGCGGCGACGAATTCGTGGTGGCGCTGCCGCTGCCCGAGGAGCATGACATGGGCGTCGAACGCATCATGGAAGCGCTGCTGCACGAGCTGTCGCAGCCCATCGAAGCGGGCGGGGTGACCGTGCGTATCGGTGCAAGCGTGGGCGTGGCGCAGAGCAGGGGAGAGGTATTGTCTGCGGAAGAACTGCTGGCGCGGGCCGACCAGCACATGTATGAAGTGAAGCGCGCCCGCAAGTCGGAAGCGGAAGGCCGCGCCTCCCGCCTCCGGGCAGTGCCTTAGTAGGTGTAGAAGATGCGCTGAATGTCCTTGGTGCTGCTGGTCTTCGTCAGCGCCAGCATCAGCAGGATGCGCGCCTTCTGAGGATTCAGCGTGTCGGACACCACAAAGTCCAGCTCATCGTCGTTCGCCTCGCCGTTGCGGGCCAGGATGCCATTGCCCACGCGGCTGGAGCGCACGATGATGGCGCCTTTCTGGCGGGCCGCGACCAGGCCCGGTTTCACCTTGGCGGCCAGGCTGCCGTCGCCCACACCCGCGTGGATGATGCCTTTGGCGCCTGCCGCCACGAAGGCGTCCAGCGCCACCGTGTTCATATTCGCATAGCCGTAGACGATATCCACCTGCGGGAGGGACGACAGGGCCGAGATATCGAATTCGCTTTCCGCGGTGTGCTTGCGGGCGGAGCTGCGGTAGAAGAAGGGCTTGCCGCCCTGGATATAACCCAGCATGCCCAGCTCCGGCGTCTTGAAGCTGTCCGGCGTGGAGGTATTGGTCTTGGTGACGTCGCGCGCGCCGTGAATCTGGTCGCCCATGGCAATCATCACGCCTTTGCCTGCCGCATCTGCGCTGCCAGCCAGCAGAACGGCGTTATACAGGTTGATCGGGCCATCCGCCGACAGCGCGGTGGACGGACGCATCGCGCCCACCAGCACCACCGGTTTGCGGCTCTTCACCACCAGGTTCAGGAAATAGGCCGTTTCCTCCATGGTGTCCGTGCCATGGGTGATGACGATGCCATCCACATTCGGCTGCGCCAGCAGGGCGTTCACGCGCTTGCCCAGGGCGAGCCAGTGTTCGTTGGTCATGCTCTCGCTGGCGATCTGGAAGACCTGTTCGCCCGTTACATTGGCCACCTTGGCCATTTCCGGCACGGCCTGGATCAACTGCTGCACGCCGACCGTGGCAGCCGTGTAACCGACAGTTGTGGTACTGCTGGCGCCAGTGCCGGCAATGGTGCCGCCGGTCGCGAGAATGGTCACATTGGGCAGCTTTTGAGCGTGCGCGGCGCTGGCCATCAGCAGAATGCCGAACAGGGTCGCAAAATACTGCACTGTTTTTTGTCGAAGCATGCGGTCTCCCGGGTGGTGGTGAAATGATGCGCGCATCTTATCAACAATTTACTGTTGGCATAAGTCGCATTTTTGGGGCATATTGATATATCTGCACAAGAACCGGTCTGGGAGGCGATGTGGAAACGGAAGCGCTAAGCCTGGCTATCGTCATGCAAAGAAAGCCGCTTGCCAGCCGCTGGCAGCCGTTCCAGTGGGCGCCTGTCGAAGTGCTCCTGGAGCCGGGCCTTCCCGCTGCCCCGCCGCGCTGCCTGCGCCATGAGGAAGACGACACGCGCTGGCTTTTCACCGGTTTTGAGCTCCGCCTCTACAGCGACGAAGCCGAAGGTTATTTCCTCAACGCCGACAGCGGCGCCCCCTGCTGGTTCATCATGACCCGCCTCGAAGAGATCGATGGCGTGGAAGTGGCCGTGCCCCACAGCGTGACTCTCTCCTACAACGAAGCGGCCCGCCTCATGGACGGCGGCGAGAAGGTGGATACGCTGCCCGTGCCGCCGCTGATCGCCGAACGCCTCGTGGAGTTCGTGCAGGCCTGGTATCGCCCCGAGCCGAAACGCAAGCGCCGCAAGCCTTCCTTCGAAGGCGGAGCCGCCGTCGCCCAGATGGCAGCCGCCGAGGGAGGCGCGGGTGGCCGCTGAAACCTTCTTCGCCCGCTGGTCGCGCCGCAAGGCCGAAGTGGCTGCCGAACGCGAAGACGAGAACCCTGTCGTCCCTGTTCCCGCCGCGCCGGAGCCGCCTGAAGCCCTGCCCACAATGGAGCAGCTCGCGGAGCTCGATCACACGGCCGACCTCAAACCCTTCGTCGCACGCGGCGTGGACGAAGGCGTGCGCCGCGCGGCGATGAAAAAGCTGTTCGCCGACCCCCGCTTCAATGTGATGGACGGTCTGGATACCTATATCGGCGACTACAACAGGCCCGATCCCATGCCCGCAGCCATGCTCGCGGCCCTCAACCACGCGAAAGACCTGCTCGATCCCCTGGGCGTCGTCGAGCGGGAGCAGACCTTGCGCGGCCTGCTCGCGGCTGCGGACCTCGAGGAAGCCGCCGAACAGGACAACCCCACGGAAGCCCCAGCCCCAAGCCAGGACGACGATGAGCACCCGATTCAAAGTATGTGATTGCAACCGCAGCATGCCGGTGGACGGCAAGGCGCTCGGCGCAGCGCTGGAGCAGGGCGCGCCGCTCGACATGGCTTCCCAGCTGTGCAGGCGTGAAGTCGGGCGCTACCTGGAGGCGCTGGACGGCGCCGAAAAACTGGTGGTCGGCTGCACGCAGGAGCAGCCGCTGTTCTCGGAACTCGCCGAACAGAAGAACAGGCTTGCGCCGATCCGCTTCGTCAACCTGCGCGAAACGGGCGGCTGGAGCGTGGAGGCGCAGCAGGCCACGCCGAAGATGGCGGCATTGCTGGCCGCGGCGCGGCTGCCCGATCCCGAACCCGTACCCGAAGTCGAGTACCGTTCCGAAGGCCGTGCCCTGCTGCTTGGGCCGGCGGCCCGCGTACTGCCCTGGGCGCGGCGCCTGCAGGATCAGCTCGACATCACCGTTCTGCTGACGGACACCCACGGCAGCAGCCTGCCAGCGCTGCGCGCCTGGCCCACCTGGTCGGGTGGGGAAGTGAAGATCTCCGGCTACCTGGGCGCCTTCAAGGTGAGCTGGCAGCAGTCCAACCCCATCGATCTCGATCTTTGCACCCGCTGCAATGCCTGCATCAAGGCCTGCCCGGAGAATGCCATCGGGCTCGATTACCAGGTGAAGCTGGACGCATGCAGTTCGCACGGCGATTGCGTAATTGCCTGCGGAGCGATAGGCGCCATCGACTTCGAACGGCGCGACACGGAACGCAGCGGCGAATTCGACCTCGTGTTCGACCTCGGCGAAGAGCCCCTGATTGCCTTGCACCAGCCGCCGCAAGGCTACTTCGCCCCGGGAGCATCCGAAACGCGCGCCGCCGGGATGGCGCAAGCCATGTCGTCCATGGTCGGCACTTTCGGCAAGCCGAAATTTTTCCAGTACAAGGAGAGCATCTGCGCCCACAGCCGCAACACGAAGACCGGCTGCAACGCCTGCATCGAGGTCTGTTCGGCGCAGGCAGTGAGCCATGACGGCGACCGTATCAAGGTCGACCCGAATCTCTGCGTCGGCTGCGGCGCCTGCACCACCGTCTGTCCCTCCGGTGCGCTCAGCTATGCTTATCCCCGCGCCCCCGACCAGGGCGCCCGCATCAAGACCATGCTCACCACCTACGCCAGGGCAGGTGGCAAGCGCCCGGCGCTGCTGCTGCACAGCGAGGAGGGCGGCGCCGCGCTGGTGATGGAACTCGGCAGGCTGGCCGGGGCGGGGCGGCTGCGCGGCCTGCCTGCGCGCGTGATCCCGCTGCCCTTGCATCACATTGCATCCGTTGGCATCGATGTCTGGCTCGCGGCAGTGGCCTATGGCGCGTCGAACGTGATGATCCTGGCCACGGGCGAGGAAGCGCCCCAGTACCTGCAGGCGCTGCGTGGACAAGCTGCCATTGCGCAGGCCATCCTGAGTGGACTGGGTTATGCGGGCGAGCATTTGCAGCTGATCGAAGCGAGCGATG encodes:
- a CDS encoding LysE/ArgO family amino acid transporter translates to MNTYLNGLGLGASLIMAIGAQNAHVLRMGIQRQHVLLTVAACIAIDAVLIGIGVAGGGSLIQDSPIALTAARWGGAAFLLWYGLRSWRGLLRSSSLDATGETVRISARAALASVAAMSLLNPHVYLDTVVLLGSIGGSYPAPERVHFAGGAITASLLWFSLIGFGSARCAALLSRPLAWKCIEALTGATMLAIAASLILGG
- a CDS encoding LysR family transcriptional regulator ArgP, encoding MSLDARQCEAFLAAVDMGSFDQAAAHLNLTPSAVSQRIAALETALGSPLLVRSRPCRPTGPGRRLLQYLRRARLLEQDFIAEFGEADQLSQVAIAVNNDTLETWLLPAIGGFLAEENLGVEIILDDQNYTYELLENGSAVAGVSTQSKAMRGCAIEFLGSMRYRMLASPEFAKKWFASGFTREAARKAPVAIFNRKDLLQTDFIRERLGLLPGSYPVHYVPASGPFMSAIEKGIAYGMLPEQQYGRHLETGILVDLAPGHYFDVPLYWHAWRVQPPKLERLGERIVNAARAALTQPGE
- a CDS encoding GGDEF domain-containing protein encodes the protein MFSTLTFSTDKRFPPRLEEAYQADLAGEKRRVARHTSILCSVLYLAFGILDIWAVPSALFEVWAIRVLIVVLTAVIYFLTRRSPEFFVRNYTAITVTEYLIWGSGIEVIILLSHPADIGWSAYYAGLILVSMALYSWTYLRHLYACAVGLVLALGYIWLAVGKQKMTLQDEVAVLVTNCFFLISANIIGLFSLHIRERFSRKAYLLKNALRMDLETEEEARRQSDYISEHDALTGLPNRVRFMRKLGEMLARPVAVLFIDLDGFKPVNDTYGHAAGDAVLKAVGQRMRECIRTSDLAARLGGDEFVVALPLPEEHDMGVERIMEALLHELSQPIEAGGVTVRIGASVGVAQSRGEVLSAEELLARADQHMYEVKRARKSEAEGRASRLRAVP
- a CDS encoding type II asparaginase → MASAAHAQKLPNVTILATGGTIAGTGASSTTTVGYTAATVGVQQLIQAVPEMAKVANVTGEQVFQIASESMTNEHWLALGKRVNALLAQPNVDGIVITHGTDTMEETAYFLNLVVKSRKPVVLVGAMRPSTALSADGPINLYNAVLLAGSADAAGKGVMIAMGDQIHGARDVTKTNTSTPDSFKTPELGMLGYIQGGKPFFYRSSARKHTAESEFDISALSSLPQVDIVYGYANMNTVALDAFVAAGAKGIIHAGVGDGSLAAKVKPGLVAARQKGAIIVRSSRVGNGILARNGEANDDELDFVVSDTLNPQKARILLMLALTKTSSTKDIQRIFYTY
- a CDS encoding DUF3305 domain-containing protein, whose protein sequence is MQRKPLASRWQPFQWAPVEVLLEPGLPAAPPRCLRHEEDDTRWLFTGFELRLYSDEAEGYFLNADSGAPCWFIMTRLEEIDGVEVAVPHSVTLSYNEAARLMDGGEKVDTLPVPPLIAERLVEFVQAWYRPEPKRKRRKPSFEGGAAVAQMAAAEGGAGGR
- a CDS encoding DUF3306 domain-containing protein — translated: MAAETFFARWSRRKAEVAAEREDENPVVPVPAAPEPPEALPTMEQLAELDHTADLKPFVARGVDEGVRRAAMKKLFADPRFNVMDGLDTYIGDYNRPDPMPAAMLAALNHAKDLLDPLGVVEREQTLRGLLAAADLEEAAEQDNPTEAPAPSQDDDEHPIQSM
- a CDS encoding 4Fe-4S binding protein, which produces MSTRFKVCDCNRSMPVDGKALGAALEQGAPLDMASQLCRREVGRYLEALDGAEKLVVGCTQEQPLFSELAEQKNRLAPIRFVNLRETGGWSVEAQQATPKMAALLAAARLPDPEPVPEVEYRSEGRALLLGPAARVLPWARRLQDQLDITVLLTDTHGSSLPALRAWPTWSGGEVKISGYLGAFKVSWQQSNPIDLDLCTRCNACIKACPENAIGLDYQVKLDACSSHGDCVIACGAIGAIDFERRDTERSGEFDLVFDLGEEPLIALHQPPQGYFAPGASETRAAGMAQAMSSMVGTFGKPKFFQYKESICAHSRNTKTGCNACIEVCSAQAVSHDGDRIKVDPNLCVGCGACTTVCPSGALSYAYPRAPDQGARIKTMLTTYARAGGKRPALLLHSEEGGAALVMELGRLAGAGRLRGLPARVIPLPLHHIASVGIDVWLAAVAYGASNVMILATGEEAPQYLQALRGQAAIAQAILSGLGYAGEHLQLIEASDAEALDSALRRCEAGQTPRDAASFNIAGAKRTTLDFVFDHLLKHAPQPKDEIALPAGAPFGTLAVNTEACTLCMACVGACPESALADNPSLPQLRFTETNCVQCGLCEKTCPENAIALSPRLLLAPQAKQPRVLNEAQPYHCIRCEKPFGTLQMVENMVAKLSSHGAFSANLDRLRMCGDCRVIDMMQPSKEVSIFEVKR